One genomic window of Mustelus asterias unplaced genomic scaffold, sMusAst1.hap1.1 HAP1_SCAFFOLD_69, whole genome shotgun sequence includes the following:
- the LOC144483441 gene encoding EEF1A lysine methyltransferase 3-like has protein sequence MQQLHVIIQAVQLAGEIRRQGTPSWRRLDVKAKVLCRYFEQEQMDFTGKKVIELGAGTGLVGILAILLGGDVTLTDQPNVVIQLQYNVSKNIPEVGIKRAKVSALLWGKDHKQFPTDYDFIFGSDIIYRPSEFHSLITTLLYLSKQSTTIYFCSKMRKHMGVIDFYEKVLPTHFDSTIVHSVPEQEINLYKITRKEPVA, from the exons ATGCagcagctgcacgtcataattcaggCCGTGCAACTGGCGGGAGAAATCCGTCGCCAgggcacaccatcgtggaggaggctcgacgtaaag GCCAAAGTTCTCTGCCGCTACTTTGAACAGGAACAGATGgattttactgggaagaaggtgaTTGAATTGGGGGCAGGAACTGGGCTGGTGGGGATTCTTGCCATCCTGCTGG GTGGTGATGTAACTTTGACTGACCAACCGAATGTTGTGATTCAATTACAGTACAACGTCAGCAAAAACATCCCCGAGGTCGGCATCAAGCGTGCAAAAGTGTCTGCTTTACTGTGGGGCAAAGACCACAAACAGTTCCCCACAGACTATGACTTCATCTTTGGTTCAGATATCATCTACAGGCCATCAGAATTCCACTCGCTGATAACGACCCTGCTCTACCTGAGCAAACAAAGTACCACCATTTACTTCTGCTCGAAGATGCGCAAACACATGGGAGTCATCGATTTCTACGAGAAGGTTCTTCCAACTCATTTTGATTCCACAATTGTTCACAGTGTCCCAGAACAAGAAATCAATTTGTACAAAATTACCAGGAAAGAGCCTGTCGCATAA